DNA sequence from the Falco biarmicus isolate bFalBia1 chromosome 5, bFalBia1.pri, whole genome shotgun sequence genome:
CACCACAAtgacacaccaccaccacccccttttTCAAACCCATCTCTGCCCATGTCCGAGCCTTTGCTCGCTGCTCCGGCCCCCGCCTCCAGGAAACTGAAGGCGGCTCTAAAGCTCCCGGCCCCACCACCACCGACCGAGCTGGTTGCCAAGGCCGTCCCCGCCTCCACGGAGCGCAAGGGGCTCCCGCGCTCTAGCAGGCCAAGGCGACCGCTAAGAACCCCGAAAAGTCGGCGGCCGCCGTGGCCAAGAGGCCCTAAAAGTCGACGAAGCCCGCCCTGCACCTAAAGGTAGCACCAAAGGGCACGGCCAAGGCAAAAAAGGCAGCACCCGAGAGGCAATAcagtaaaagcaaaggaaagctttACAGAAAAGCCCAACAACGCTTTTAAGTGCAGCTCAAGCCGTCAGAGTGAAAAAGAACTGGAAACACCAGTAGAAGTCTATACTGTTACACGGTGATCCCCTACTGCAAATATATGTGACTTTTTGTAGTGCTTCTACACAATCTCACACGCTAAGAAGTACGGTTGAGCCTATTTTGTTTTAACTCGTGACCCTCCATTACAATTTCCACCACCGATAAATTGCTCAGAACAGTAAATACTGCCCTTTAGAAACCATCCATGATTAGTTACAGGACAGCTCCCCAGGCAAACACTAAATTCTCTCACCGCTGCCTGCAAGCAATAAATCGCAAAGAAAGAACTTCAGCGTGCAGAAGGACAAAGCCGCCCCTACACACAAGGCACTCGGACTCCGTTACGGCCCGTGAAACAGGAACAGGGGCGCCTGCGCCGGGACTAAAGCGCGCTCCATCCCGTCTGGGTTTGAAACCCGCGCGCTCTCCTTGGATTGGCcagcggcggccccgccccccacAGTGGGCAGGCACAACCCCCGGCCCCTcaccccgccacagcccacctctGCCGCGGGTCGGGGTGCTTACCCCCCACTGGAACCAAGGAGAGGGCAGCAGCGAGCGCACGCTTGCTGTGTTCTCATCTCTCCTCACACCATGCTGTGGTGACCGATTTAATCAATCGCAACTACTacttttattgatttttaaaaaaagtgaatcGGAGAAACATTTACATAAGAAACTTGTATACATAAAacttcctgaagaaaaatacaggcaatCTACACTGATCAGAATGAAGCTGGAAGATCTAATAGTTTTGGCTTCAAAAAAGCCTTCCCTCACATCTAAAAATTTCccagataaaaacaaaaaaattctgcagaTGCACATATATTTAGGGCTCAGGTGTTCCTGCTCTTTCTGGGAAGACGTGGGTGGCTCTGAAAAGAGCCTTtgagttttttgtttaaagagcTTTACTTGGCTTTAGCCTTGTGGCTGTCGGTCTTCTTGGGCAGCAGCACGGCCTGGATGTTGGGCAGCACGCCGCCCTGCGCGATGGTCACCTTGCCCAGCAGCTTGTTGAGCTCCTCGTCGTTGCGGATGGCGAGCTGCAGGTGGCGGGGGATGATGCGCGTCTTCTTGTTGTCGCGGGCCGCGTTGCCCGCCAGCTCCAGGATCTCGGCCGTCAGGTACTCCAGCACGGCCGCCAGGTACACCGGGGCGCCGGCGCCCACCCGCTCCGCGTAGTTGCCCTTGCGCAGCAGCCGGTGCACGCGGCCCACGGGGAACTGCAGCCCGGCCCGCGACGAGCGCGACTTGGCCTTGGCCCGCGCCTTCCCGCCCTGCTTCCCGCGGCCGGACATCACTTCGCTTAGAACtctaacagtgaaaaaaaaaaagggaaaaaaaaaaccccaaccaaaaaagaCTTACCTAACTAACGAAAAAGCtgtaaaaccagaacaaatgtAGTGAGGGAGGCCACCCTGCCTTTTTATCCCTTCCTTCTCGGGTTCGGTGGGACTTGTGATTGGTGGAGGCGCCGATTATGAAATTAACCAATGGGAAGAGAGATGCAATAGCGACCAATTGGAGCTGCTAGCTGCTTTGACATCACGAACCCGATTTGTCCAATAGACTGGAACAGCCTTGAGTCAGCTCATTTGCATACCGTCCCTATAAATACAGGGGTCGCCGCTATTGTATTTACGTCGTTACTGCGGTAGACAGGTAGTGACAGACTTGTAAAATGCCGGAACCAGCCAAATCAGCTCCTGCTCCGAAGAAGGGCTCTAAGAAAGCCGTCACCAAGACGCAGAAGAAAGGTGACAAGAAACGTAGAAAGACTAGGAAGGAGAGCTACTCGATCTACGTGTACAAGGTGCTGAAGCAGGTGCACCCCGACACGGGCATCTCGTCCAAGGCCATGGGCATCATGAACTCCTTCGTCAACGACATCTTCGAGCGCATTGCCGGCGAGGCCTCGCGCCTGGCGCACTACAACAAGCGCTCCACCATCACCTCGCGGGAGATCCAGACGGCCgtgcggctgctgctgcccggtGAGCTGGCCAAGCACGCCGTCTCCGAGGGCACCAAGGCTGTCACCAAGTACACCAGCTCCAAgtaaatttttgtttgaaagatCAACTAACCCAAAGGCTCTTTTAAGAGCCACCCACATATTCAGTAAAAGAGTCGTTCACACTGATTTGATTCGGTGAGTGGCAATTGTGTTTAGCACTGTTTTTGTTGCCAGGCAAGAACATACTGTTTAATAGAGAAAATTTTTTCAGGATAAAAGTACCAGGGCTTATTTGGGTCTTGCGTGTTCTCTATCCTGACTGCTCATCAGGCAGATCTATAAAGGCTTACAAGTCTGAGTTCTAAAGCTATTAAAGTTTTACTTTGTCATTTTAGAGTAATTATCTGGGTTCCAATTTTTGTATATATACAGGGAAATATGTAGCTGTGTTTAGcgtgttttggtgtttttttcctgctgttccgATATGAAATAAAGTATGTAGGgttttccttacattttcagCCTTAATCCAAATGAGTTTATGCCTTGTCTAAGAAAATGTCATTGTCGCCTTTGAACACCAGCTGTCATTCTCAAACGACTAGGCAAGCCAGAGCAGCTTGTTTACTTAAAGACATGGGGATTAATTTGTATATGTGACATTTGGAAGACTAATCTTTAATGAAAGTTATACTGCGCACAGAAGTGAAATGTTATAAAGAACAGTATAATTTTAGTCCCACATTTTGTATGGAAGTGGTGTAGTTTTTTGTGTTGCTTCTCtttaatggagaaaaagctGAGTAGGAGAGCTTCCTCGTAGATCCTAAGTGACAACGTAGTCggaaaatacagattaaaaaaataacgGATGTTTAAGAAGTGAATGAGAGCGATTTATCATACTTAATGTGGTGCAGGATATGCAGGGAAGGCTGCTTTttcgggaaaaaaaaaaccaaaacaaacccaaacacgTTTGCAAAGAGGCTGAAATGTTGGCTGCCGGGGACAGGGGCGGCGGTAAAAAGCCTGCTACGCAGCCCGTGTAAAAACCCTGCATCCGCTGGGAGGTTGCCGCTATGGCAGAGCGCCCAGCCACCGCCGGCCCCGCTCGGCCGGGCAGAGCCtaggggaaaagagaagacagaatGCCGTCACGGCCAGCGGAGGAGGGGACTGCGGCGTGTGCTAGCAGCCGTTACCCGCCCTGCCCCCCTCCATGCCTGTCGCCGGGCTTTTCAAATCGTTCCCATTGTCCAATgggatttctgcttttcctctagCCAATCACAGCGCGGTGGTACCCATAAATTGCGGGCCCGACGTTCgctttctgcacagacactcaCTGCTGAGTGCTTGAAGCTTATTGCGGCAAGATGGCGCGCACGAAGCAGACGGCGCGTAAGTCGACGGGCGGGAAGGCGCCCCGCAAGCAGCTGGCCACCAAGGCGGCCCGCAAGAGCGCGCCGGCCACGGGCGGCGTGAAGAAGCCGCACCGCTACCGGCCCGGCACGGTGGCGCTGCGCGAGATCCGGCGCTACCAGAAGTCGACGGAGCTGCTGATCCGCAAGCTGCCCTTCCAGCGGCTGGTGCGCGAGATCGCGCAGGACTTCAAGACCGACCTGCGCTTCCAGAGCTCGGCCGTGATGGCGCTGCAGGAGGCGAGCGAGGCCTACCTGGTGGGGCTCTTCGAGGACACCAACCTGTGCGCCATCCACGCCAAGCGCGTCACCATCATGCCCAAGGACATCCAGCTGGCACGCCGCATACGCGGCGAGCGTGCTTAATCTTCTAGCAAAACGGACCTTTGAGATTATCGAAAACCCAAAGGCTCTTTTAAGAGCCACCACATGGCACTAAACGGAGCTGTAAACTCTTTAAGTTCTATATAGGCAGTGATGCGTTTTGGTGTTTTCGGGTGGCTTTATAGTGACCGGAGCCTGTATCTCGTCAAGTAAGTACCAAATGGAATGTGGCAGTCACAattcaaaaacagaaaaggattttttcagtAGCAAGTACGGTGTGGTTTATTCATGACGAGGTGATTGTGCTAGGACAAGTTTAGCCTAAAAATTATGTATGCGTTTTTTCAGATGGTGTAAGTTAAAAATTTTTGGCTGCTAAAGAAAAAGTAGGGCACGGGCTTTCCTTTTCTAAAGGAAATGCTTGGCTCTAAAAGATTCATATGTTTTTGTCTGTTTACTGCAAAGAATGCTTTTGAGACAGCCAAAGTTGAATTTATAAAGTTAACTTTTTAGAACTGCATTTTCCATTAACTAAAATTGTATTCGGTTATGAGTAATGTAAATTCCTCGTGctatgctgcttttatttttatgttcttatgGTAACAATTTTACTGGTTTTCCCTGTGAAaagtattgttttattttacaaaccCCTTTTTTTTGAAGTGGGGAGTGGGGTAGCGTGATTTTTCCCTGAAGCCCCAGGAAGCCCTTTCCCGCCCTTCCAGGAAAGGCACCATTCGGCAGTTTTCTTAGTGTTTTATCACCCGTTGTCTGATCGTCTCTGTCCTGAGAGACTTCCCCTGGGCATCTTCAGCCCTTCTCAAGCACTTCTAGTTTATTCCTGacataaatatatttccagAGCGCTAGAGACAGGGTAGTTGCAAGGGTAATCTCTGCAAGTCCTGTTTTTAAGaggtgtgcttttttttttgctttggtcttCTGGGATACACGTGGCACGTTTCATGGTGCTGGGTATCCTGTATGAATTATTAGAGATACCTATTTAGATCAACTTTCTTGGTCTGTGATTAGGCTCCCGAAAATATTTGCTGCACTGAGGAAGTGTTTTCCACGGAGTATTAGTGATGAACAACTTGACATAGTGTCCGAAATTGTTGTCAAATGGAGACTCTTGCCTATCAGTCCTGTTCGgtcacttaattttttttctagtggaCCTACCAGGAAAACAGGGTTTCTCCCTGACTTAAGTTCACCTGCACAGACCCTCACCCTCATAATAAATAGATCTGTAGTTGGTGCCTGAAAATTGTACGTTTCCAAAAGTGTCTGACTTTCCGTCGTCCTTTAGTTCTGTTCTTATACTACAGGCTTTTTTATGTAATTTGGGAAGCTTGCTGTTCCATTGAGGTGTTGGAAAtaatgtctgatttttttcaatgctACAAACGAGCAGCTGTGCCTTTAAGAAGCAGTTGGATCGAGTTGAATAGAGCCTTTGTTTAAACTCGGGAAAAAACCCACGGAGAACTGTGGAAATAATTCTCTTGGAAAGCCTAAACCTGCAAGACTCCTGGTTTTGTTATCTGTTGATAGGGTTCATATtaggaaattttcttttctgtgtcgGGAACTTGGACTCTGCAGCAAAATCTGACCAATCCCGTGCCCGGACacaccattttctttcccttgtttttctcactttcagCCATTTTCTAATACTTTACCTCGACGGGTAAAATGGAGGGGCTAATGTGTCGGAAATAGATTGTCTTAATTCCTACAGTACTATGCGATTTATTCATACATACAGCCCCCTTTTGTTCCTTGACATAGGATTTGCGTTTTTCAgaacagatgaattttttttttacagtagaTGATCAGCAGTGTGATTGCAGAAATGAGTCTTAGTGAAAGCAAACTAATTTCTTCTTACTGTCTGTGATAGCAAGAGATCTATTTATCTAAACCCGTTTACATATGTTACTACTATTAATTAAatcaagtaaaatattttttatttttgtatactAGGTGATTAATTCATAAGCAAACAGTCAGAATACTTAAATCCCAGCAGAAATTTGGGTCAAAAACTATGCTTTCTTGCATgcacaagaaattatttttggagGAGTGACACAGGGAAAGAGGTTATATTTCGCTTAATCTGTCATTTTTCCTCTAGTCTTTTGAAGATCTTGGCCTGTCCTATTAAATATAGTACTATTTGGACAATTGCATGCTTGAGTTGTGAAAACCACTAACACCCCCATCAACTGAGAAGGAAACAGTTGTGCAAGGCTTCTGCAAGAAGGGTGAGCTCATATGAACTCACAATTATAATGCCTGAGTCTGAGGTAGTTTTGGGGTGTTATATGTCTTGAAAAGACATTAATAATAACCTAGCATAGCTTGTCCTAGTGGACCAGGCTAGAAATTGGGAAGAATTATGTggattttaaaagtctttaatAGCTGCAGATGACTGTAGTAGTGATATGGGGAACAGTGGTAGACTGATTGTATCTTAATACAGTAGTAGTAGGCTTTGGTCTTACCTTACAGAAGTGATAAATCCTGTCTGGAATCCTATTCCTATCAGTTTGCATATGGTGATGAGTTAACTGTAAAGAGAAACAGCCGAAATCCCAAATTGGATGTAAGTTTGGGAGGAATCCTTTTATAAGGTATGGGTATCAAGAGCATTTAAAATTGAGCATTTTAAGCAAAGATAAAGTGCTTAAGGATTTGAAGTACTTGCcacaaaattcagaataaaattgaTCAATTAAATCTGATGTAGAGTATATCCTGGAAGGTATTTgctaaagcaaaacccaaacatacCATGATTTAGAAATGAAGCTGTATTTGCCATAGACAGTTTTTgatataaaactttttttaatctaagaCACACAGGTGACTTGGTGTAAGATATACTAGTTCCAAGTGACAGTAAAAGTGGAGTTTCCTCTGATACCAGTAAGATCTAGCAgtattttggtgttttttgcaGGGGAGAGTGAGTAAATCAATGTGGCTAGGTAGAAGCAAAGTAATGAGATGAGCAGACCAGagtgctgcccagctgaggacCAGCTTGCAAACTGGTAGTGGTATAGGGTGCTTTTGTTGGTGACTTGTGATGCTGAGTAAGATCTTTGCTAAGACTTGCTGGCTGTTCTGCTGTCCTCTGAGCAGACCAGGCACTCTGTTGGTATGGTCTGGCTCAGATCACTGCTTGGAAGGATGTACTTCCTGTCAGATGGAAGGGTAAGATGGACCATAACCACTGAGGCCCTGGTGAAATACTTCCTTTCatcaaaaatgcataaaaaactCTGAAAGCATCTTTCTAGTACAAAAATATTAGCCCTGCTTGACTCTTACTAGTTTCTGAAAAACTCTGAACAGATGTATCCATATGAAAAGAGTTgaggttttaaaattttgaattaaCTTGTAGTGTAAAAAACTTTAAGGGTGATATGGTGGTTTCCATGCTAGGCAGTACTTAAAGATAAACCCTAAACATCCTATCACATTCTCTTCATTTGCACATCCCTTTTCAGGGCTGCTTCACAAGCGAATCACCTGTTTGTTACAGTCTTCAGTAATCAGGATCAGTGAAGTCTGAGCTCAGCCAGTCTCAGCTCTCCTACTAGCCTGGGCAGTACTGCCTTGCTGCATCTTATCCTCTTCTCTTCCACCTTTGAATCATACTGTGTTTTCAACTGGATATAAGCACCTTTCAGACTGTAGATGTACAGACATTGTCATAATGGTATGAACACTTGCTAAGATTTCATATTACATATTGTTGAGCTTCAGGAAGTACTGCTTGTCAGCTACTGCTGTTAGGGATTTAGGTACATTGGCCACCATAACAAGGTCCAGTCCTTGGATCCTGCTGATTCATGTGTGGTCTGGGTGAAGGTTTCCAATTCTTCTGTTACTAGTTCTCAGGTTACAACTTGAGCTAGTTGCCTCCAGAGAGGTACCCCTGCAACAGATCATGCCCCTCAGCTacacctgcagcacccagcacttGATCCTCAAGTCCAATCACTTAATTTTGCTTCTTGGTCTCTTGATTTCTTATTGGTTTTCACTGttgctgggctggctgccttCTGAAGTTACCTCATTCTCTTGGAATTGTTTCCTTGGTCCTTATCTTCATTCTGCTAGTATCTGCCAGATTAAGCTAGTCTGTGTTAGCAGCATTAGTTTTCTCAAAGTTTACTTCTGGTCAGCTCTTGCAGCTTAAGGCTTTAACTACTTTAGCTACTAGTGTTAAGCTACTAATGCAAAATGAGACAATTCAGCGGAGAAAACAGGTAACCAAATTTCTTCTGTAACACTATGAACTGGTAGTAACAGCTTCGCTGAGAATAGATTCCCCCTTTGACTGAAGTAACATGATAGTAATAAAAAGGCAACCTACTCAAGGAACATATATaaacaaatcaaaccaaatGTTATGAAAAGCAGCTGGTAGATGAAAACTAAGCACAACTGGTCATGTTGGCTCTGAGAGACAAACTCTTTGAACTAAAAATTATTGGTGTTCTAGTGTCCTGTAAAACTGTGTATAGTTCTACAGTATACTGTAAAAGATGCATTGCCCTAGTTCTAAAATTTGGTCTAACAAACATTTCCATGCCTTCTTAAAAGTTAGGGAAATGTAACACAATATAGACCACAAAGAACTGTAGCCATAGAGCTCTCTGTAATGTGAAAGTCCAGGAGCGAAGACATTTCCAGGCTCTCTAATCTCCTTTATTCAGCAACAGGTCCTGCTTGTAGGACAGCACTGTGGCGAAGTCCCTAAGCATCTAGGTTGCAGTCTGTATGAAAAATCACCTCCTACTCTAGGCGTGTGTCTTACTGTCCTAGTTGACTGTACAGAGCTGCAGTATGCAGCAGTGTTGCAAAGCCCTTACTTCTGGTGAACACTTCACTATTCTGTAACTGCCAAACTCCAAAGCCTTAAACACTCATGAAAGAGTGGTGGCCTTTACAGCTCCAATTAGTACTCATACAGCTTTAGTAATTGAAAtactgagatggggaaaaaaatatacttgtCCAAAAATGTGAAAACCGATGTATTCCTGAAACTCTGGAATTAGTATATGCAAGTGtctgaaagaagagaagaagcaCAGCTGTAAGTATGGAGGGTGTCAGTTGCACCTAGATAGTAATAAAGAGCCCCAAATTTCTACCTGCAGCTTGTCTGGGACACCCAGgctgtgaaaacaaagcagagcatAAAGCAAGGGGCAGTATAAAGGAAAGCAATTGAGAGGAGAGGAAGATAATGATCAGTCCTGGACCAATAAGGCATTCTGCTATAGAGACAACCAGTGGTGAGTGAATTCCAATGCTTACAGAAGTCTTAGATGTTGAAGAGACAGAAGAATAGAATTGCTGTTAGCTTCTAAACTGCACAAGAGGCCATTCAAAGATGACCACATTGTAGCCAGCACCTCCCCCTccctggagagctgctgagggCTCATAGCAAGCATTCCTTGTCCTGCCTGTCCCTGAAAGCAATACCACCCTGCCCTTTTGCAAACTTGGTCTTTTGGGTATGTATCTGTTTTAGGATTGATTTAAAGAACGAAGTCAAAATTTCTTAGTGACTAAGTATCCTTTATTGGCAGCGCTGGATGCACGGGGGACCCTTCCACCTAACGTGCATGCTTTAAGTAACTAATTAGCTTATTTATACAATAAGACAAACAATTAacacctatacatattcattacctaATCCTGCCTACCCTCACTTCGTgtgttaattagcttatcagtccttcgTGCTTGCGCAAATTCCTCCAAGAATTGTGGGCAGTGGTCTCTGGGAGGAagtaggtcttcctcatggtacttttcaccttttgcctggtatgtgatggtcttgcaagtttgcagtgttcttatGGGTCTGAGCTAATTTATGTCCTTGTCGacatctgtttcttctgcttgtttcttttactcGCTCCCTCTAGGTAACTTTTAAACAGGGCCCTTGTTAgagaaagttaaagaaagagaaacagactcCTCCTTTGATCAgttattcattaattatttctttcagactaTGGTTACATGGCCTAATTACTATACCTACATTCTTTGAGTAAATATAAGTTCttagccttggtacagggctgtacagaggatttcatagcCGCTTTGGTTGTGCAACTACTAGTTTCattagaatatatttcttatattcATTAACTACAAGGCTTATTCTATCCTAAAGTGAATTCATACAATatcattccccccttttctaggtACATGCAAATTCCTTTGCATCATATGTATCTACTTGTATTCAAACACCAAAGCATACACTTAAATaatatacatacaaatattCCAAATActataaaaattattacaacAAATATCTGCTTCAACCATTGAAGGTCAGGTAACCAAGAAGTCAGCTTGTTCCACATTTCTTCAAATCCCCAAGAAAGATCATCTTTTGTAATCTCGTGCAATACTCTGGTTTGTTACCAAATTTCTTCTAAATCAGTGGAAACTCTTCCACTCTGATCTATGTATATACAACAACTGGTATTAATAATTGTACATACTCCCCCTTGAGCAGCCAATAATGAATACAAAGCCATTCTGTTCTGTAATTCCACTTGTGACAAGCTAGATATTTCTATTTGCTATGTCTTTATAGCATcgattgttttgttttccaagtttTCTATCATTGCTGATATATTGActatagtttttttttttttcagttcacttACTCCTAACCACAGGATAAACCATTGGGAAAGCTATGAAAAGCACTTGGCTTTTCTATTAAAGAATTTTTGATTACTCGTCTAATTCTCCGCATATGATTTCTCAGGTATCCTTTTGACAAAGAATCATGTAACATCATGTTAGGAACTACTGCTCCTAAGGTACATGTTCCCATCTGTTTTTTTTGGTAATATCTTTCAGGCTGTATCATTACACAGCCAGTACCATCCTCTTCCTTCCGGTATTGGCCAAGCTGTGGAGTTAACAGAAATAGAGGTACCAATATTTAAAGTTGTATTATAAGAAGTTTGATTTCCTACATAGGTCACAGGGTTACAGTCCATGTTTCCCAATCCTTTGGGTGGATTACATCACTGAACACACGTATAGTATGACTCTTGCACCTTAGGACTATTTATCtctaatttcaaaatttcatcattttcaATACTCGAAGAGGTATTTTCCCCACAGTTTTTCCCAAGATTTATTCCTAGGTAATGGAATTCCAATCAATGATATACCCTTTTCTCCATATTCAGGCAGATGTGTACATATCCAACAATCAGTTTTATTCAGAGCCTGAGATATGCCTTGTACCAGGGATAAATGTACATTATTATTCCACAGAGTTAAGTACAAATTTGGCAAACATCTGACTATAATTATGACCTGAAGAATCGTAGTTCTGTGGGTCCTGCCGAGGCAACGGCCCATGATTTCTCAGGAGTTTTCTTTACTCTTGAATAATGGATCCAAGCGgcttgttcttttctgttcatcttCGTCACTTTGTCAAGAGAAATACTGGATTCACAAgtgaagaaatctgttttcacaTTACATGAGACTTTGCTGGACTGTTATTCTGTTCTAGTTCATGTTTGTTaataaattgttatttgttgtttacTAATTGTCAAATGGTTCATTGAAGTTACTTTGCATCAAACacacagttttcaaaataaatccaaaggGTTGGGTAATACATATAATAATaacctacaaaaacaaaacctaaacccAACACTTATAGCTATATGTTTCACTTAAAATATAGTGTTTATagttcatttaaataatattgatttttattattacttaacacttttttttacatgcatCACTGTCACGGGTAGACTATAGGGATTTTGCATGTGTGGTCTTTCACGATTTTTCCAACACATTCCATGGGGCTTTAAAATTGTGTATGTGCATGTTCAAAGGTATACACAGATCATGTGTGTGATAAAAACATGGCTACTGCATGTCTAGATGAAGTCCCAAACCCATTTCCTGACCTTACCACTCCAGTAAGTCTATTAATGGTAACATTTATGGCACTATGGTCAAACAATAGGTCCCTGTTTTCAATGTAATGTTTTCTCACCACCAGACCGCCACATCACCTGCCAGGGAAGAAGGGTCTAGAGTGCACATTTCCCCCTCTGAACATTCTGTATGGTGAGTGTTCTCAAAACGTTTAACCTATATGGTTCATTGGAAAGGggaatgaaacttttttttttttcttcctgttgtttaggcagagggtgtgtttttctgctgtcacaCATCAAGAACTTATGGCAGAGGTGGAAAAGTATAAAAGTCATTACCATATCCTCATCTATGCGTTCCTGGTGGTTGTTTTTGCtgttattctatttttattcttactcAGCCTACGTTGTTATCTGAATTGTTAAGAGTCAATTGTTTCCAAATTCCCGTTGGCTAGTAAATTGTTATTGTGTGTACATTTTGGCATACTACTCAAATTTGTTTAACGCCATCGGGTGAAACCATAATGGCAAATTGCATGTTAGTTATAATGTGTTGAATTAACCTTATAAAACATGGAACAGCACATGGCAAAAACAATAAGGTGGCTAATccacataacaaataaaataggattcATTTTACCCGGGGGCTCCTgagaagccaggaaaacaagTCAATATTCGTCTTTCCAAGTTCGGACTGGAATAGGGGCTACTTCCCTATCTCTGATGTGATTTGTTTAACTACCTCACCATTGTCATCAATTTTCAAACAACAAttggaaacaaataatttacCACAAACACCTCCTTCTTCAGCTAGCAGGTAATCGAGAACCATCCTGTGTTGATAAATTGCATTTCACATCAAGAGCTTTAGCTGTTTGATTAGTAATAATTTCCAAGACAGCTTGTAGAGGAATGACACTATTCAGATTGTAGATAGGTTCTTGAGCACCGCTAATGAGTTCATTAGGATTCCAAGTTGCAGGTGCATAATACTGTATGATACGTTGCGGTGTCCattcatttaataaatattggtaccccccttttcttgggagtttggAAAAATCAACTTGTCACTGTTGCCCTGGctaattttcaaacacatttcacattgctgttttattttatcacctgttttattacagtatacagGTTCcgccctatcaatttc
Encoded proteins:
- the LOC130150471 gene encoding histone H2A-IV, whose translation is MSGRGKQGGKARAKAKSRSSRAGLQFPVGRVHRLLRKGNYAERVGAGAPVYLAAVLEYLTAEILELAGNAARDNKKTRIIPRHLQLAIRNDEELNKLLGKVTIAQGGVLPNIQAVLLPKKTDSHKAKAK
- the LOC130150481 gene encoding histone H2B 8, translating into MPEPAKSAPAPKKGSKKAVTKTQKKGDKKRRKTRKESYSIYVYKVLKQVHPDTGISSKAMGIMNSFVNDIFERIAGEASRLAHYNKRSTITSREIQTAVRLLLPGELAKHAVSEGTKAVTKYTSSK